The Corvus hawaiiensis isolate bCorHaw1 chromosome 29, bCorHaw1.pri.cur, whole genome shotgun sequence region TTTGGGTCGTTATCCCACCATAGCTCAGCCACGGAAGTCCGGAGCACTCACGGTCTCGGTCACTTTGAggtccaggctgggcaggggaggAAGGCTGACCACGGTCTTCCTCCGGATCCCACCGTAGCAGTACGTTGGGAAGAGTCAAGGATTCTTCCCGAGCCCAAAAAACCGGGAACCGACCCGTCAGGAGGAGATCCatggggcagagcaggacacCGGGATGAGCCCATGGAAAAGGACAGGACgtcgggatggggacaggaggagggtCATGGAGCAGGACACTGGAGGTTcaggaatgggaaaaaacaggaaaaactgggaaaaacagTGGCTGCCACCACAAATTCCATCACAGGGAAGGATATTTGGATTGTCCTCGGCCTCCCAGGCGCCGCGCTTTGATATTTGGGAAGATTTCCCGGATGATCTTCCCGAAATTGGCCGTGCTCAGCGGGCGGCAGCCGAGGTTGTCGCAGTAGCGCCTGCGGGGAGGGACAAAaggagccattcccaggatAGTCCCGAGGAATTCTGGACATTCCCGGAATTCCAGGGCAGGGGGCTCCcccagggacatggggacagcagggcagggtcCCGGGCTCACTTGTAGGCGTCGTAGACGTCCTGCTTGGGCAGGCAGGTGTCCGTGTGCTCCTCCAGGTGGTTGCGGATCCAGCTGCAGGCGTGCATGTGCTCGGCCGTGCCCAGCGAGCTcagctccagggagctgctgctgttccccgGGACACGGGCGTTCCGGAGGCGCGGGAGAGGCAgcgggagggaggagaggccaTCGTCACCCTTGTGCCAGCTCCATCCtgagccatccctgccccagctccatcctgagccatccctgccccacctccatccctgtcccacctccatcctgagccatccctgccccacCTCCATCCTCgtcccagctccatcctgagccatccctgccccacctccatccctgtcccacctccATCCTGagccatccctgtcccacctccatcctgagccatccctgccccacCTCCATCCtgagccatccctgccccagctccatcctgagccatccctgccccacctccatccctgtcccacctccATCCTGagccatccctgtcccacctccatcctgagccatccctgccccacCTCCATCCtgagccatccctgccccagctccatcctgagccatccctgccccacctccatccctgtcccacctccatcctgagccatccctgccccacCTCCATCCtgagccatccctgccccacCTCCATCCtgagccatccctgccccagctccatcctgagccatccctgccccacctccatccctgtcccacctccatcctgagccatccctgccccagctccatcctgagccatccctgccccacCTCCATCCTCgtcccagctccatcctgagccatccctgccccacctccatccccatcccatcccatcccatcccatggatcccatcccatggatcccacccCACCTCTTCTCGCCCAGGCTGGGCCCCGAGGGCAGCTGCAAGTACAGGTAGAGTTTGTCGCTGTCCGAGAACTTCTGCACATCTTGCTGCGCTCCCAGGGGCCGCGGGGACAGCGGGAAGGGACGGGGGACACGGAAAAGGTTAAGGATCCATCAGGAGCAGTGCCCAGGGTGATCCTGGGATCAGCCAGGAGAGGTGGGAATTCCATGGAAACACTCACCAGGATGGAGTCCACCTTGCTCTGCACGGATTTGCTGCATGGGATGGAGACCGCGAGTCAGGGACGATCCCAAAAATCCTGGGATCTCAGTTCCAGATCTTCCCGAGGCTCCCAAGGTCCTTCCAGACCCCACATTCCAGGgctcccagccctttcccaagcccacatcccatgggatggaTCCCCACGGGATCCCGGCGCGCCAGGGAAGCACTGGGCTGGTTTGGCACCCGAAACAGGCACCTGTGCCCTcccgtgtcccctgtccccatctttcATCCCTTCGGTGCCCAGGGGCTCCAAAttcccaaaccccatcccatgAGCCCCACGTGGGGAGCTCCGAAGGGATTCCCGGGGCGCTGCCCTTACGAGATGTTGCCccggagctcctggagcagcgtGCTGGACTCGGTGGCACTGCCCCGGGCACTGCCGGGCGACAAAGTGCCCTTCCTGCCACCTCGGGCACCCAGCTCCTCGTCAGCCATGGCAGCTGTGGCctgctgggaagagaaaaaacgGGAATTTTACCTAAAAACGGGAATAAATCCCGTTATGGACGTGTGGTCACGGACACGAGCCACGGGTGGCCACGGAAATGGGACAGGGACATCTCCAGTGACCCTGGCAGGGTCGGGGTGTTGGGGACACCAGGACAGGGGGTCCCCAGGAAGGTGGGGCCATGGGACGGCAGGACAGGGGCTCCTCAGGGACATGGGGCACCAGGGAGGAGCAGATCCCGGAGGACAGGGAGCCGTGGGACACCGGGAAGAGACCCCCGGGGCCATGGGGACAGCGGGAGGAGACCCCCGGGGACAGAGGCACACGGGGACAGGAGGCCGTGGGACACCAGGAAGGAGCAGATCCCGGGGGACAGGAGGCCGTGGGACACCAGGAAGCGATCCCCGGGGCCCCGGGGCCACCAGGAAGCGATCCCCGGGGCCACCGCCACCCTCCGCGCCCCTCCCCGCggcccggcggccccggcccggcgcgaCCCCCGCGCTCCGGACCCGCGGCGGCACCGGCGGCCGGGACCCCCTCCCGCGGCCGGGcccggggtgtccccggggtgtccccggggtgtccccagccctgtccccacgCCCCCCCCATCGGCCCCGCACCCACCTGGTCCCGTCCTGCTCGGGGGGTCCcggagggggggggaggggaggggtccCGCCACgtgccccgcgccccccgcgcgAACCGAAAGTGGACGCGCCCCGCGCTCGCCCCGCGCGGCCCCTTCTTTTTTCTGATTGGCTGCGGCGCCGCTGGTCTGCCCGGATACGGCCGCGCCCGCGGTCGTGATTGGCTGagcccgccccccgcccccccccggcCGGGGGTGAGCGCCCGGAtgcggcggggcgggaggggcTGAAATCTGCCTGGCAACAGCGATCTGATTGGCTGGGGCGGGCGGCGCGAGGGGAGACGGGTGTGCGGTGAGTGTGCAAACGGGCGGGGGAGGGCGGTCACGTGGGTGCGAGTGTGCAACGGGCGTGGCACGTGCGTGCGTCACGTGCGTGTGCAACGGGCGGGGTGAGTGTGCAAGGGGGTCACGTGGGGGAGGTCACGTGGGGGGTGTGCAAGGGGGCGATGTGAGTGTGCGATGGGTGTGACGTGTGCGGGTGAGTGTGCAAGGGGGCGATGTGAGTGTGCGATGGGTGTGACGTGTGCGGGTGAGTGTGCAAGGGGGCGATGTGAGTGTGCGATGGGTGTGACACGCGTGCGGGTGAGTGTGCAAGGGGGCGATGTGAGTGTGCGATGGGTGTGACGTGTGCGGGTGAGTGTGCAAGGGGGCGATGTGAGTGTGCGATGGGTGTGACGTGTGCGGGTGAGTGTGCAAGGGGGGCGATGTGAGTGTGCGATGGGTGTGACGTGTGCGGGTGAGTGTGCAAGGGGGGCGATGTGAGTGTGCGATGGGTGTGACACGCGTGCGAGTCACCCGCGTGTGCGTGCGCGGGCAAGGCGCGTGCAAGGAGAGCtgtggagcaggaaaaggaaggatCCCTTTGGATTTATTTCATCCCGCGGGTCACGCATATTCCCAACTCCTGGAATTCCCGAattcccaaaccccaaattcccccattcccaaatcccgGGGGTCTCACGCCGATGTCGGAGGTGCAGTCCCCGCATTCCCGAATTCCCAGTCAGACCCAGATGTCGGAGGTGCAATCCCTGCATTCCCGAATTCCCGCATTCCCGAATCCCGCATTCCCGAATTCCCGCTCAGACCCAGATGTTGGAGGTGCAATCCCCGCATTCCCGAATTCCCGCATTCCCGAATTTCCTGGGATCAGACCCAGATGTCGGAGGTGCAGTCCCCGCATTCCCGCATTCCCGAATCCCGAATTCCCGAATTTCCTGGGATCAGAGCCAGATGTCGGAGGTGCAGTCCCCCCCCGGGTAGCGCATCTCGTGCGCCAGGCAGGGCCCGCCCGGCTCCTTCCCGAAATCCACCAGGAATTTGGGATTCACGCTCAGCCCGCCCCGCTCCGTGTCCACGTCCAGCTGCAGCATCACGGCCCCGTCCCTGCGGGACAGGTGGGGACACCGAGACCGCTTCATTAGTCACTAGTAGTCATTAATTATTAGTTATTAATTACTCGTTATTAAGTATTTGTTCTTAATTATTAATCGttgttaattattaattattaatttcttgttgattaataattttataataatttgtTAATAATTTGTTAATTATTTAGTAATTATTTGTTGATTGTTTATTGTCTATTATTACTACTtatcatttattttctattatttcttaTTAATTCTTCACTATTTATCAtcataattattaattattatttatattaataattGTCTGATATTTGTTGTCTATTGTTTATTATTCAGTATTTAGTAATTATTTAGTAATTATTTAGTATTTACTTGTTGCTTACTATTAATCGCTAGTTAATGCCAATGCTTTATTAATTGGCAATTAGCAGTTCCTGACCTGATGAGCTCGGGGTAGAACTGCCGGTCCCAGGCGCTGAACAGGGACGTGCTCACGTAGAGCCTCCTCCCGTccaggctcagctgcagcatctGCGGACCCCCCGGGAATCTTCTTTCCCTGGAATCGCGGGGGAAATTCCGGATGCGGCCGGACACGCGGAGATCCCGCCCGGATCCAGGGCTGTGCCCGGCCAGGGGGACGGAGCCGATCccggggtgggatttgggaaggatggagccGATCCcaaagggggatttgggaaggacGGAGCCGATCCCAGAGCGGGATTTGGGAAGGACGGAGCCGATCCcaaagggggatttgggaaggacGGAGCCGATCCcgggggtgggatttgggaaggacgGAGCCGATCCcaaagggggatttgggaaggacGGAGCCGATCCcaaagggggatttgggaaggagggagccGATCccggggtgggatttgggaaggacgGAGCCGATCCcaaagggggatttgggaaggacGGAGCTGATCccggggtgggatttgggaaggatggagccGATCCcaaagggggatttgggaaggacGGAGCCGATCccggggtgggatttgggaaggacgGAGCCAATCCcaaagggggatttgggaaggacGGAGCCGATCCCAGAGCGAGATTTGGGAAGGACGGAGCCGATCCcaaagggggatttgggaaggacGGAGCCGATCccggggtgggatttgggaaggacgGAGCCAATCCcaaagggggatttgggaaggacGGAGCTGATCccggggtgggatttgggaaggatggagccGATCCcaaagggggatttgggaaggacGGAGCCGATCccggggtgggatttgggaaggacgGAGCCAATCCCAAAGGGAgatttgggaaggatggagccGATCccggggtgggatttgggaaggacgGAGCCAATCCcaaagggggatttgggaaggacGGAGCCGATCccggggtgggatttgggaaggacgGAGCCGATCCcaaagggggatttgggaaggacGGAGCCGATCccggggtgggatttgggaaggacgGAGCCGATCCcaaagggggatttgggaaggacGGAGCCGATCccggggtgggatttgggaaggacgGAGCCGATCCcaaagggggatttgggaaggacGGAGCTGATCccggggtgggatttgggaaggacgGAGCCGATCCcaaagggggatttgggaaggacGGAGCCGATcctggggtgggatttgggaaggacgGAGCCGATCCCAAGGCGGAGTTCTGGGATGATTTTGGGACCCACCTGGATGACGAAGGGCTCCGGttggctctgcagctcctcatccTCACACACCCTCACCGGCCCTCCCTTGGTGATGCTGCCGCCCAAAAACACCTGCAGGACACCGAATGCTCGACcgatcccaaaaatcccctggAGAACCCACCGGAATTCCAGCTGGAGCCTCACCTGGCCCACGAGTTTGGGCCGCCGCGTGTCGGAGATGTCGTACTGCCGGACGTCGCCGTGGATCCAGTTGCTGAAGTACAGGAATCTGTCGTCCAGGGAGATCAGGATGTCCGTGATGAATCCTTGGGGAAGGAATTACGGAGCTGAACGGTCCCGCGGCAGATCCCGGGAACGATCCCGACGCCGGGAATGATCCCAAGCCCTGGGAATGCGCCCACCTGGCATCTCCGGGAGGAGCCAGCCCTCCACCTTCTTGCTGGGCACCTGGATCACCTTCTCGGCCGCCCAATCGCCGTGCTGTGGGACCAGAGGGTGGGGCAGGACCTCGGGATGGGATCccaccaccccaaatccctcaggaTCCTCATCCAGACCCAGATCCACAGGGAATGAGGGCTCTGGGATGCTTGGGAGGGCTTTGGGAGCCAAAACCGTtgaattttccagctgttttggTGGAAAACACTCCCAGTCCTCCTCACCCCATTGGGCACAACGACCCCTGAGGCGAATATTCCCAGGAAGTTCTAAATCCACTAAAACCGGAaccattccagccccaaattccCGGGAATCGGGGGTACCTCGGTCTTGTAGAAGCGGTGGATGGCGCTGCTGATGGTGCAGCCCACGAAGCCCTCGGAGGCGTTGGGGTTGTGGAGGAAGCGGATTTCCAACGGAGCCGAATCCTCGCCCACGTCGATGGCCTGGATGTACCTGTGGGTGCTCCAGTCCCACACGTTGAGCCGGCGTCCGTAACGCCCTGGGAAGGGCAAAacgtgggaatttgggggaatttctgGAGGTTGAGGTGGGTGGGATCCAGGTCCAGGTGGGACTGGACGGGGCTTGAAGgttccttccatcccaaaccattccaggattccctggGCTGGCTCAGATGGGATTTTAGGGATAAATCCTTCCCTGGCCCAGGTTATCCcatggattccccatccctggaattatCCAAAAAACCCCGGACAGACGAGACCCCACGGCCTCTGCGGGGACACGGAACCCAAATTCAAATTCAGCTTTGTGGCTTTCCGGAATATTCCAAGGCGTTCCCTGACCTTTGCCGAGGTCGTTGGGATCGAATCCGTATCCCAGGACTTTGGGAATGCCCCACTCGGTGCTGATGAGGACGTTGTGCCGGGGCTGGTACCAGAAGTCGTAGCCCATGGGGGGAGCCTCGTCCCCCTTCTCCCAGGTGCCCTTGACCTCGAAGGTCTCGGCGTCCAGCAGGATGAATCCCCCTGattcccaaaaaaacaaaaattcccaGGAAGTCGTCCCGGTTAATGTTTGTGTGGGTTAAAAACCGGGCGCTTTGAGGAGTCCGAAATTCcaccattcccagccctgctcccaccaggCTCCTCCAAACCCCCAGCGTTCCCCAAATCCTCCTTCCCGAGCTCCATTGGAGGCCTGGGTGGAGCCTCCAAGTGGGAATGTGGGACAATTCCTCTGGGGCGATTCCCGGTGTCCCGGccccttttccatgggaattTGGGATACCTTTCCCGTTTCCAGCCGGGTCTCCCAAGGTGCTGATCATGACCTCTCCGCTTCCCAGGCAGTGGGAGGTGTGGGGGTATCCCAGGCCGCACTTCCAGAACACATCCTCGGGATTCACCACCTGGAAAAACGTCCCAAATCCCGTTTTTCCCAACCTCACGTCACCCTGCCTGAGCTCAGGGTGAGATTTCCCATGGAAAACGAGGGTTGGGTGGAGAACTGGGGGGGTTTAGGTTGGagaatggggaaaattccttcatggaaaggggtgtccctgtccctggatCAAAAACCTTGGGATGGTGGCACTTGTGGACACGGACCGGGTTGGACCTGGCGGTGTCGGGGGAATGGACACAATCctaaagggcttttccaaccttaacaattccgTAATTCCATAATTCCACGGTTTTCAACCAGGATTTGCCCCCCCACCTCCCTCCAGGGCTCTTCCAACATTAATAATTCCGGGATTCCCAACCCATGTTCCCACCACCACCTCCCACCAGGCTCCTCCAAAACCCCCAGCCTGCCCCAAACCCTCTTCCCTGATCTCCCAGTGATCCCAAACCCCAGCgatcccaaaccccacagaTCCCAAACCCCACCAGTCCCAAACCCCAGCGATCCCAAACCCCAGCGATCCCAAACCCCACCAGTCCCAAACCCCACCAGTCCCAAACCCCACCAGTCCCAAACCCCAGcaatcccaaaccccacagatcccaaaccccagcgatcccaaatcccacagatcccaaaccccacagctcccacaccccattgatcccaaatcccattgATCCTGCACCCCACCGCTCTCGCACCCcctggatcccaaatcccatggATCCcgcaccccacagctcccacaccccatggatcccaaatcccacagctccctcacCCCGTGGCTCCCGCACCCCAttgatcccaaatcccattgATCCtgcaccccacagctcccacatcccacagctcccaaatcccacagctcccacatcccacagctcccaaatcccacagttcccaaatcccacagctcccaaatcccacagctcccaaatcccacagctcccacatcccacagctcccaaatcccacagctcccaaatcccacagctcccgcaccccacagctcccaaatcccacagctcccacatcccacagctcccaaatcccacagctcccgctccccacagctcccacagctcccaaatcccacagctcccgcaccccacagctcccgcaccccacagctcccaaatcccacagctcccaaatcccacagctcccacatcccacagctcccaaatcccacagctcccacatcccacagctcccacatcccacagctcccatagctcccaaatcccacagctcccgcaccccacagctcccgcaccccacagctcccgcaccccacagctcccacatcccacagctcccacatcccacagctcccaaatcccacagctcccgcaccccacagctcccaaatcccacagctcccgcACCCCACAgttcccacatcccacagctcccaaatcccacagctcccgcaccccacagctcccaaatcccacagctcccacatcccacagctcccaaatcccacagctcccacatcccacagttcccaaatcccacagctcccgcaccccacagctcccaaatcccacagctcccacatcccacagctcccaaatcccacagctcccaaatcccacagctcccacatcccacagttcccacatcccacagctcccaaatcccacagctcccaaatcccacagctcccacatcccacagctcccaaatcccacagctcccacatcccacagctcccacatcccacagctcccacatcccacagttcccacatcccacagctcccaaatcccacagctcccgcaccccacagctcccaaatcccacagctcccacatcccacagctcccaaatcccacagctcccacatcccacagttcccacatcccacagctcccaaatcccacagctcccaaatcccacagctcccgcaccccacagctcccaaatcccacagctcccacatcccacagctcccacatcccacagctcccaaatcccacagctcccacatcccacagctcccaaatcccacagctcccacatcccacagctcccaaatcccacagctcccaaatcccacagctcccgcaccccacagctcccaaatcccacagctcccgcACCCCACAgttcccacatcccacagctcccaaatcccacagctcccgcaccccacagctcccaaatcccacagctcccacatcccacagctcccaaatcccacagctcccacatcccacagttcccaaatcccacagctcccgcaccccacagctcccgcaccccacagctcccacatcccacagctcccaaatcccacagctcccaaatcccacagctcccacatcccacagttcccacatcccacagctcccaaatcccacagctcccaaatcccacagctcccacatcccacagctcccaaatcccacagctcccacatcccacagctcccacatcccacagctcccacatcccacagttcccacatcccacagctcccaaatcccacagctcccgcaccccacagctcccaaatcccacagctcccacatcccacagctcccaaatcccacagctcccacatcccacagttcccacatcccacagctcccaaatcccacagctcccaaatcccacagctcccgcaccccacagctcccaaatcccacagctcccacatcccacagctcccacatcccacagctcccaaatcccacagctcccacatcccacagctcccaaatcccacagctcccaaatcccacagctcccaaatcccacagctcccgcaccccacagctcccaaatcccacagctcccacatcccacagctcccaaatcccacagctcccaaatcccacagctcccacatcccacagctcccaaatcccacagctcccacatcccacagctcccgcaccccacagctcccaaatcccacagctcccaaatcccacagctcccgcaccccacagctcccacatcccacagctcccacatcccacagctcccaaatcccacagctcccaaatcccacagttcccaaatcccacagctcccaaatcccacagctcccgcaccccacagctcccaaatcccacagctcccacatcccacagctcccacatcccacagctcccaaatcccacagctcccaaatcccacagctcccacatcccacagctcccaaatcccacagctcccacatcccacagctcccacatcccacagctcccaaatcccacagctcccgcaccccacagctcccacatcccacagctcccacatcccacagctcccaaatcccacagctcccaaatcccagagctcccgcaccccacagctcccaaatcccacagctcccacaccCCATGAGATCCCAAACCCCAttgatcccaaatcccattgATCCCGTACCCCGTGGCTCCCACACCCCGTGAGATCCCAAACCCCATTGATTCCAAACCCCATTGATCCCACACCCCATTGATCCtgcaccccacagctcccacaccCTATGGATCCCAAACCCCATTGATCCCGCACCCCGTGGCTCCCACACCCCGtgagatcccaaatcccgcGGCTCCCCGGGAACCTGGCACAGCCGCGGCGCCCGGGGCTCCGTGCCCACGTCCACCACGTAGATGCGCGAGGAGACGAGGCCGGGCAGCACCAGGCGGTTGCGGCTCCTGCCGCGCTCCCcgaagcagctgctgcagacgTTCCAGCCCGAGTGGTGCAGCTCGTCCCCCACGTTGGGCATGGGCAGCCGATGGATCACCTGGAAAAGGGCCGGGATGGGCTGGAGCGGCCCGGGGCCGGGAGGTGTCCC contains the following coding sequences:
- the LOC125318351 gene encoding LOW QUALITY PROTEIN: methanethiol oxidase-like (The sequence of the model RefSeq protein was modified relative to this genomic sequence to represent the inferred CDS: deleted 1 base in 1 codon); amino-acid sequence: MEAESVPPQVESGTGKCGSCGPGYASPLDAMKGPREEIIYVPCIYRNTGKKIPDFLATVDVDPKSPCYSQVIHRLPMPNVGDELHHSGWNVCSSCFGERGRSRNRLVLPGLVSSRIYVVDVGTEPRAPRLCQVVNPEDVFWKCGLGYPHTSHCLGSGEVMISTLGDPAGNGKGGFILLDAETFEVKGTWEKGDEAPPMGYDFWYQPRHNVLISTEWGIPKVLGYGFDPNDLGKGRYGRRLNVWDWSTHRYIQAIDVGEDSAPLEIRFLHNPNASEGFVGCTISSAIHRFYKTEHGDWAAEKVIQVPSKKVEGWLLPEMPGFITDILISLDDRFLYFSNWIHGDVRQYDISDTRRPKLVGQVFLGGSITKGGPVRVCEDEELQSQPEPFVIQGKKIPGGPQMLQLSLDGRRLYVSTSLFSAWDRQFYPELIRDGAVMLQLDVDTERGGLSVNPKFLVDFGKEPGGPCLAHEMRYPGGDCTSDIWL